In a genomic window of Nothobranchius furzeri strain GRZ-AD chromosome 14, NfurGRZ-RIMD1, whole genome shotgun sequence:
- the cox17 gene encoding cytochrome c oxidase copper chaperone, whose product MSSLCAASVETPAVTGAAEQPKRLKACCACPETKKVRDACIIEKGEENCRDLIEAHKECMRALGFKI is encoded by the exons ATGTCCTCCCTGTGTGCTGCTAGCGTTGAGACTCCAGCTGTAACTGGAGCTGCAGAGCAGCCGAAACGTCTGAAAGCGTGCTGCGCTTGTCCAGAGACTAAGAAAGTCAGGGATGCCTG CATCATTGAAAAGGGAGAGGAGAACTGCAGAGACCTCATCGAGGCACATAAAGAGTGCATGAGGGCTCTTGGATTCAAGATTTAA
- the popdc2 gene encoding popeye domain-containing 2 isoform X1 yields MTGDNSTLWDNLFSPPVCDGWSNNTEGAIYHLGNTILFLGYMGGSGAYGCLFIFGFLLPGFLCLALWGWMTMCGPDVFTWNILLLLASLLQICHLLYRLHQEGIHSEELSSLYQLIYLPLGVPVQVFKEIAKAFENKVVELKTGEIYAVEGKTPIDQLSFLLSGRISVSLEGQFLHYIHRHQFLDSPEWESLRPNEEGRFQVTLVADEDSRYVSWRRRRLYMLISKDRYIARLFSVMLGLDIAEKLYNLNNKLYIKSGVLLDIRLPSLYHVLAPSSQGSEGGSVSDGGNTKEQHSAPDHQVSSPGQPQPPIPALHGPNTTAPEFSLAMEHQRPWAPEPDLPTGEDSTSLVLEDFADVAGSLTDYGSERDYLR; encoded by the exons ATGACCGGTGACAACTCCACCCTTTGGGACAACTTGTTCTCTCCTCCAGTCTGTGATGGCTGGAGCAACAACACAGAAGGGGCCATCTACCATTTGGGCAACACCATCCTCTTCCTGGGCTACATGGGGGGCAGTGGGGCCTACGGGTGCCTCTTCATCTTCGGCTTCCTGCTTCCTGGCTTCTTGTGCCTGGCCCTATGGGGCTGGATGACGATGTGTGGCCCAGACGTCTTCACCTGGAACATCCTGCTGCTGCTGGCCTCCCTGCTGCAGATCTGTCACCTCCTCTACcggctccaccaggagggcattcACAGCGAGGAGCTCTCCTCCCTCTACCAGCTGATCTACCTGCCGCTGGGTGTGCCCGTCCAGGTGTTCAAGGAGATTGCAAAGGCTTTTGAAAACAAGGTGGTGGAGCTGAAGACTGGAGAGATATACGCTGTGGAGGGCAAGACACCCATCGACCAGCTCTCCTTTCTGCTCTCTGGGAG GATCAGCGTGTCCTTGGAGGGTCAGTTCCTGCACTATATCCACCGTCACCAGTTCCTCGACTCTCCAGAGTGGGAGTCTCTAAGACCAAACGAGGAGGGAAGGTTCCAG GTGACCCTGGTGGCAGATGAAGACTCCCGGTACGTCTCATGGCGTCGCCGCCGTCTCTACATGCTCATATCAAAAGACCGCTACATTGCACGCCTCTTCTCTGTGATGCTGGGATTGGACATTGCTGAGAAGCTCTACAACCTGAACAACAAGCTCTACATAAAGAGTGGCGTGCTGCTGGACATCCGTCTGCCGAGCCTCTACCATGTCCTGGCCCCGTCCTCTCAGGGCAGCGAGGGTGGCAGCGTCAGTGATGGAGGCAACACCAAGGAGCAGCACTCTGCTCCAGACCACCAGGTGTCCAGTCCTGGACAGCCTCAGCCTCCCATACCTGCTCTCCATGGACCAAACACAACAGCCCCAGAGTTTTCCCTGGCAATGGAGCATCAGCGCCCCTGGGCGCCAGAACCGGACCTGCCAACTGGTGAGGATTCCACTAGCCTGGTCCTGGAGGACTTTGCTGATGTGGCAGGATCATTAACGGATTATGGCAGTGAGAGAGATTATTTGAGGTAG
- the popdc2 gene encoding popeye domain-containing 2 isoform X2: protein MTGDNSTLWDNLFSPPVCDGWSNNTEGAIYHLGNTILFLGYMGGSGAYGCLFIFGFLLPGFLCLALWGWMTMCGPDVFTWNILLLLASLLQICHLLYRLHQEGIHSEELSSLYQLIYLPLGVPVQVFKEIAKAFENKVVELKTGEIYAVEGKTPIDQLSFLLSGRISVSLEGQFLHYIHRHQFLDSPEWESLRPNEEGRFQVTLVADEDSRYVSWRRRRLYMLISKDRYIARLFSVMLGLDIAEKLYNLNNKLYIKSGVLLDIRLPSLYHVLAPSSQGSEGGSVSDGGNTKEQHSAPDHQVSSPGQPQPPIPALHGPNTTAPEFSLAMEHQRPWAPEPDLPTGDESNENLPLQFQRRRAPLAPTNTPEL from the exons ATGACCGGTGACAACTCCACCCTTTGGGACAACTTGTTCTCTCCTCCAGTCTGTGATGGCTGGAGCAACAACACAGAAGGGGCCATCTACCATTTGGGCAACACCATCCTCTTCCTGGGCTACATGGGGGGCAGTGGGGCCTACGGGTGCCTCTTCATCTTCGGCTTCCTGCTTCCTGGCTTCTTGTGCCTGGCCCTATGGGGCTGGATGACGATGTGTGGCCCAGACGTCTTCACCTGGAACATCCTGCTGCTGCTGGCCTCCCTGCTGCAGATCTGTCACCTCCTCTACcggctccaccaggagggcattcACAGCGAGGAGCTCTCCTCCCTCTACCAGCTGATCTACCTGCCGCTGGGTGTGCCCGTCCAGGTGTTCAAGGAGATTGCAAAGGCTTTTGAAAACAAGGTGGTGGAGCTGAAGACTGGAGAGATATACGCTGTGGAGGGCAAGACACCCATCGACCAGCTCTCCTTTCTGCTCTCTGGGAG GATCAGCGTGTCCTTGGAGGGTCAGTTCCTGCACTATATCCACCGTCACCAGTTCCTCGACTCTCCAGAGTGGGAGTCTCTAAGACCAAACGAGGAGGGAAGGTTCCAG GTGACCCTGGTGGCAGATGAAGACTCCCGGTACGTCTCATGGCGTCGCCGCCGTCTCTACATGCTCATATCAAAAGACCGCTACATTGCACGCCTCTTCTCTGTGATGCTGGGATTGGACATTGCTGAGAAGCTCTACAACCTGAACAACAAGCTCTACATAAAGAGTGGCGTGCTGCTGGACATCCGTCTGCCGAGCCTCTACCATGTCCTGGCCCCGTCCTCTCAGGGCAGCGAGGGTGGCAGCGTCAGTGATGGAGGCAACACCAAGGAGCAGCACTCTGCTCCAGACCACCAGGTGTCCAGTCCTGGACAGCCTCAGCCTCCCATACCTGCTCTCCATGGACCAAACACAACAGCCCCAGAGTTTTCCCTGGCAATGGAGCATCAGCGCCCCTGGGCGCCAGAACCGGACCTGCCAACTG